The following proteins are co-located in the Telopea speciosissima isolate NSW1024214 ecotype Mountain lineage chromosome 9, Tspe_v1, whole genome shotgun sequence genome:
- the LOC122639365 gene encoding non-specific lipid-transfer protein A-like, translating into MKKMGSGGGGGGSVWGLSLLILVLMMMVSQEVNCISCGDAVSALIPCGSFLLGEGTPKPSAQCCSSAQSLNKLASTHASRVAVCECLKSSAPSFGVKTARAKLLPSLCKLKLNIAINSNTNCKNV; encoded by the exons ATGAAGAAAAtgggtagtggtggtggagggggAGGTTCTGTGTGGGGGTTGAGCCTTTTGATTCTGGTTTTAATGATGATGGTGAGCCAAGAGGTCAATTGCATCTCGTGTGGAGATGCAGTATCTGCTTTGATCCCTTGTGGATCTTTCTTGTTGGGAGAGGGAACTCCCAAGCCCAGTGCTCAGTGTTGCTCAAGTGCACAGTCACTCAATAAGTTAGCTTCAACTCATGCAAGCCGTGTTGCTGTGTGCGAGTGCTTAAAATCTTCTGCACCTTCTTTTGGGGTGAAAACTGCAAGAGCCAAGCTACTCCCCTCGCTCTGCAAGCTCAAACTCAACATAGCCATTAACTCAAATACCAACTGCAAAAA TGTATGA
- the LOC122641118 gene encoding EH domain-containing protein 1-like isoform X2 has protein sequence MEILSSPISFCSKENQKIYLEWFNFADSDSDGRITGNDVTKFLAMSNLSRPELKQVWAIADSKRQGFLGFNEFIIAMQLIALAQAGNEIKQDILRKEVDPENIEPPVMEGLDVLLAKSRHSPKKAELEVYGVPPQPSQTAHWFNSKYSKKVPLSAVTSITDGLKRLYVEKLKPLEVTYRFSDFVSPLLTNSDFDAKPMVMLLGQYSTGKTTFIKHLLKSSYPGAHIGPEPTTDRFVVVMSGPDERTIPGNTVAVQADMPFSGLTTFGTAFLSKLQCSQMPHPLLDHITFVDTPGVLSGEKQRTQRSYDFTGVTSWFASKCDLILLLFDPHKLDISDEFKRVIGSLRGHDDKIRVVLNKADQVDTQQLMRVYGALMWSLGKVLNTPEVMRVYIGSFNDKPINEAVAGPTGTELFEKEQDDLLSDLKDIPKKSCDRRINEFVKRARAVKIHAYIISHLKKEMPAMMGKAKAQQKLIDRLEDEFGKVQRGFHLPAGDFPSVEQFREALSGYNIDKFEKLKPKMIQAVDDMLAYDIPDLLKNFRNPYS, from the exons ATGGAAATTCTTTCGAGTCCGATCAGTTTTTGTTCAAAGGAGAATCAGAAGATATACCTGGAATGGTTTAACTTCGCGGACTCAG ATAGTGATGGCCGCATCACGGGGAATGATGTGACCAAGTTCTTGGCTATGTCCAATTTATCTCGACCGGAACTCAAGCag GTGTGGGCAATTGCTGATTCCAAACGTCAAGGATTCCTTGGTTTTAATGAATTTATTATTGCAATGCAG CTAATTGCATTAGCACAAGCAGGGAATGAAATTAAACAAGATATTCTTCGCAAAGAAG tTGACCCAGAGAATATAGAACCTCCGGTTATGGAAGGGTTGGATGTGTTACTAGCT AAAAGTAGGCATTCACCCAAAAAAGCAGAGCTTGAAGTATATG GCGTTCCACCGCAACCATCACAGACGGCTCATTGGTTTAATTCAAAATATTCCAAAAAG GTTCCTTTAAGTGCTGTTACATCAATAACTGATGGCTTGAAGCGGTTGTATGTTGAAAAGCTGAAGCCATTGGAGGTTACATATAGGTTTTCTGATTTTGTATCTCCTTTGTTG ACAAATAGTGATTTTGATGCTAAGCCCATGGTCATGCTTTTGGGTCAATATTCCACTGGAAAAACCACATTTATAAAGCATTTGCTCAAAAGTAGTTATCCAG GAGCTCACATTGGGCCTGAGCCTACAACCGACAGATTTGTTGTTGTTATG TCAGGTCCTGATGAAAGAACTATTCCGGGTAACACTGTTGCTGTTCAAGCAGATATGCCATTTAGTGGTCTCACAACATTTGGAACCGCATTCTTATCAAAATTGCAATGTTCCCAAATGCCACATCCA CTACTAGATCACATTACATTTGTGGATACCCCGGGAGTTCTGTCTGGAGAAAAGCAAAGAACACAACGCAGTTATGATTTTACTGGTGTTACATCATGGTTTGCTTCCAAGTGTGACCTGATTCTTCTTTTATTCGATCCCCATAAGCTCGACATCAGTGATGAGTTCAAGCGTGTAATTGGATCTCTACGTGGCCATGATGACAAGATACGTGTGGTTTTAAACAAGGCAGATCAAGTTGATACTCAACAA CTAATGAGAGTTTATGGTGcgttgatgtggtcattgggtAAAGTTTTGAATACTCCTGAGGTCATGCGTGTTTATATAGG CTCATTCAATGACAAACCAATTAATGAAGCAGTTGCTGGTCCAACCGGTACAGAACTTTTTGAGAAAGAACAGGATGACCTTCTCTCGGACTTGAAAGATATTCCGAAGAAGTCTTGTGATCGCCGG ATCAATGAATTTGTAAAACGTGCGAGAGCTGTTAAAATTCATGCCTACATAATCAGCCATCTTAAAAAGGAAATGCCTGCAATGATGGGCAAAGCCAAGGCCCAACAGAAACTAATCGATCGTCTCGAAGATGAATTTGGAAAG GTCCAAAGAGGGTTTCATCTACCAGCTGGAGATTTCCCAAGTGTTGAGCAATTCAGGGAGGCCTTGAGTGGTTATAATATCGATAAGTTTGAGAAATTGAAGCCTAAGATGATTCAAGCCGTTGACGATATGCTGGCCTATGACATTCCAGACCTCCTCAAAAACTTTAGAAACCCCTATAGCTGA
- the LOC122641118 gene encoding EH domain-containing protein 1-like isoform X1 → MEILSSPISFCSKENQKIYLEWFNFADSDSDGRITGNDVTKFLAMSNLSRPELKQVWAIADSKRQGFLGFNEFIIAMQLIALAQAGNEIKQDILRKEVDPENIEPPVMEGLDVLLAKSRHSPKKAELEVYVGVPPQPSQTAHWFNSKYSKKVPLSAVTSITDGLKRLYVEKLKPLEVTYRFSDFVSPLLTNSDFDAKPMVMLLGQYSTGKTTFIKHLLKSSYPGAHIGPEPTTDRFVVVMSGPDERTIPGNTVAVQADMPFSGLTTFGTAFLSKLQCSQMPHPLLDHITFVDTPGVLSGEKQRTQRSYDFTGVTSWFASKCDLILLLFDPHKLDISDEFKRVIGSLRGHDDKIRVVLNKADQVDTQQLMRVYGALMWSLGKVLNTPEVMRVYIGSFNDKPINEAVAGPTGTELFEKEQDDLLSDLKDIPKKSCDRRINEFVKRARAVKIHAYIISHLKKEMPAMMGKAKAQQKLIDRLEDEFGKVQRGFHLPAGDFPSVEQFREALSGYNIDKFEKLKPKMIQAVDDMLAYDIPDLLKNFRNPYS, encoded by the exons ATGGAAATTCTTTCGAGTCCGATCAGTTTTTGTTCAAAGGAGAATCAGAAGATATACCTGGAATGGTTTAACTTCGCGGACTCAG ATAGTGATGGCCGCATCACGGGGAATGATGTGACCAAGTTCTTGGCTATGTCCAATTTATCTCGACCGGAACTCAAGCag GTGTGGGCAATTGCTGATTCCAAACGTCAAGGATTCCTTGGTTTTAATGAATTTATTATTGCAATGCAG CTAATTGCATTAGCACAAGCAGGGAATGAAATTAAACAAGATATTCTTCGCAAAGAAG tTGACCCAGAGAATATAGAACCTCCGGTTATGGAAGGGTTGGATGTGTTACTAGCT AAAAGTAGGCATTCACCCAAAAAAGCAGAGCTTGAAGTATATG TAGGCGTTCCACCGCAACCATCACAGACGGCTCATTGGTTTAATTCAAAATATTCCAAAAAG GTTCCTTTAAGTGCTGTTACATCAATAACTGATGGCTTGAAGCGGTTGTATGTTGAAAAGCTGAAGCCATTGGAGGTTACATATAGGTTTTCTGATTTTGTATCTCCTTTGTTG ACAAATAGTGATTTTGATGCTAAGCCCATGGTCATGCTTTTGGGTCAATATTCCACTGGAAAAACCACATTTATAAAGCATTTGCTCAAAAGTAGTTATCCAG GAGCTCACATTGGGCCTGAGCCTACAACCGACAGATTTGTTGTTGTTATG TCAGGTCCTGATGAAAGAACTATTCCGGGTAACACTGTTGCTGTTCAAGCAGATATGCCATTTAGTGGTCTCACAACATTTGGAACCGCATTCTTATCAAAATTGCAATGTTCCCAAATGCCACATCCA CTACTAGATCACATTACATTTGTGGATACCCCGGGAGTTCTGTCTGGAGAAAAGCAAAGAACACAACGCAGTTATGATTTTACTGGTGTTACATCATGGTTTGCTTCCAAGTGTGACCTGATTCTTCTTTTATTCGATCCCCATAAGCTCGACATCAGTGATGAGTTCAAGCGTGTAATTGGATCTCTACGTGGCCATGATGACAAGATACGTGTGGTTTTAAACAAGGCAGATCAAGTTGATACTCAACAA CTAATGAGAGTTTATGGTGcgttgatgtggtcattgggtAAAGTTTTGAATACTCCTGAGGTCATGCGTGTTTATATAGG CTCATTCAATGACAAACCAATTAATGAAGCAGTTGCTGGTCCAACCGGTACAGAACTTTTTGAGAAAGAACAGGATGACCTTCTCTCGGACTTGAAAGATATTCCGAAGAAGTCTTGTGATCGCCGG ATCAATGAATTTGTAAAACGTGCGAGAGCTGTTAAAATTCATGCCTACATAATCAGCCATCTTAAAAAGGAAATGCCTGCAATGATGGGCAAAGCCAAGGCCCAACAGAAACTAATCGATCGTCTCGAAGATGAATTTGGAAAG GTCCAAAGAGGGTTTCATCTACCAGCTGGAGATTTCCCAAGTGTTGAGCAATTCAGGGAGGCCTTGAGTGGTTATAATATCGATAAGTTTGAGAAATTGAAGCCTAAGATGATTCAAGCCGTTGACGATATGCTGGCCTATGACATTCCAGACCTCCTCAAAAACTTTAGAAACCCCTATAGCTGA
- the LOC122640687 gene encoding uncharacterized membrane protein At1g16860, with amino-acid sequence MGTRIPSHQLSSGLYVSGPPEQHKERQPTMGSRAVPYTGGDVKKSGELGKMFDIAVVDSSSNAGTSSGLPPSRPSRHSSFQHNSGSLRSASNSGPISKSSTGSGPLHPQKKSSGPMPLQPTGLITSGPLGSSGGSTAAARRSGQLEPSASMTKAVYGAAVTNLTDDVKFGFKVSKAVMWVFAVVIAMGLLVGGFMWVTIKKPVILLVVAAIVAPVLLLFVWNYARGKRGLLKYLNSYPDAELRGAKDGQYVKVTGVVTCGSIPLESSYQKESRCVYVSTELCEYRGWGGKSARSKHCLFSWGVRHLEKHVADFYISDFQSGLRALVKAGYGAKVAPFVKPATVVDIKKESQELSPNFLQWLAERNLSSDDRIMRLKEGYIKEGNTVSVMGVVQRHDNVLMIIPPAEPISTGCQWVRCLLPSYIEGLILMCEESQNADVIPV; translated from the exons ATGGGGACTCGAATCCCATCTCACCAGCTGAGCAGTGGCTTGTACGTCTCAGGCCCACCAGAACAACACAAGGAACGCCAACCCACAATGGGGTCAAGAGCCGTACCGTATACCGGCGGCGACGTCAAGAAATCAGGCGAACTAGGCAAAATGTTCGACATAGCAGTGGTGGATTCCTCTTCCAACGCCGGTACTTCGTCTGGGTTACCTCCATCAAGGCCTTCCCGTCACTCCTCCTTCCAACACAACAGTGGATCCCTCCGATCCGCCTCCAATTCAGGTCCCATCTCCAAATCCTCTACCGGTTCAGGGCCCTTGCATCCCCAGAAGAAGTCGTCCGGTCCTATGCCTTTGCAGCCTACCGGGCTTATCACCTCCGGTCCCCTTGGGTCTTCCGGTGGAAGCACTGCTGCCGCTCGCCGCTCGGGTCAATTGGAGCCCTCCGCTTCCATGACCAAGGCTGTATACGGTGCGGCTGTCACCAATCTCACCGACGATGTGAAATTTGGGTTTAAAGTATCCAAGGCCGTAATGTGGGTTTTCGCGGTGGTGATTGCCATGGGGCTTTTAGTTGGTGGTTTTATGTGGGTTACCATTAAGAAGCCTGTGATTTTGCTGGTGGTTGCCGCCATTGTGGCCCCAGTTCTGCTCCTCTTTGTGTGGAATTATGCTCGGGGAAAGAGAGGCCTCTTGAAGTACTTGAACAGCTACCCTGATGCAGAGCTTAGAGGTGCTAAAGATGGACAGTATGTCAAGGTCACTGGG GTTGTTACTTGTGGCAGTATTCCCTTGGAGTCTTCTTATCAAAAGGAGTCTAGGTGTGTATATGTTTCCACAGAATTGTGTGAATATAGAGGATGGGGTGGAAAGTCTGCAAGATCAAAACATTGTCTCTTCTCGTGGGGAGTGAGGCATTTAGAG AAACATGTGGCTGATTTCTATATATCAGACTTCCAATCAGGGTTAAGAGCACTCGTGAAAGCTGGTTATGGGGCAAAGGTTGCTCCATTTGTTAAACCTGCCACTGTGGTTGATATAAAGAAGGAAAGTCAAGAGCTGTCTCCAAATTTTCTGCAATGGCTGGCTGAGCGTAACCTCTCTAGTGATGACCGCATCATGCGTCTCAAAGAAGG GTATATCAAAGAAGGGAATACTGTAAGTGTGATGGGAGTGGTTCAACGCCACGATAACGTGCTTATGATCATTCCACCAGCAGAGCCTATCTCCACAGGATGTCAATGGGTTCGCTGCCTTCTACCTAGCTACATAGAGGGTCTCATTTTGATGTGTGAAGAAAGTCAAAATGCTGATGTAATTCCTGTGTAA